A single Crateriforma conspicua DNA region contains:
- a CDS encoding ExbD/TolR family protein, whose product MSIPLTCENCGSTHSVNQRMAGKDIRCPECDQLIHVPDEVDLPAEPLVEAADVPVAESSEDVPVDVIAVVDQGGQERWANEPAAEALDAAVAVPLAVAQAIPVAGQDEELAVAGTPVPEGWDDDDVADELADSLKREPKEQEELDMTPMVDVTFLLLIFFMVTASFSLQKSIEMPRQTSDLPSTANEEEILDELDVVELEIDQHGSFLVLAPDWERETPGKQNLTNTLKEAIAGRRDGMKLNIRVHEEAKLQALVDGMDAGTIAGYTEIKVAQVDGFD is encoded by the coding sequence GTGTCGATCCCGTTGACCTGCGAAAACTGTGGCAGCACCCATTCGGTGAATCAACGGATGGCGGGAAAGGACATCCGCTGTCCCGAGTGTGATCAGTTGATTCATGTGCCCGATGAAGTCGATTTGCCAGCGGAGCCCTTGGTGGAGGCGGCGGATGTGCCAGTGGCCGAGTCGAGTGAAGACGTTCCGGTCGACGTCATTGCCGTCGTGGACCAGGGGGGCCAAGAACGCTGGGCGAATGAACCCGCCGCTGAAGCTTTGGACGCCGCGGTCGCAGTGCCATTGGCCGTGGCCCAGGCGATTCCAGTTGCCGGTCAGGATGAAGAATTGGCTGTTGCCGGCACGCCGGTCCCCGAAGGTTGGGATGACGACGACGTGGCCGACGAACTGGCCGACAGCCTAAAGCGTGAACCCAAAGAACAAGAGGAATTGGACATGACGCCCATGGTGGACGTCACGTTCCTGTTGTTGATCTTCTTCATGGTCACCGCGTCTTTCAGTTTGCAAAAATCGATTGAAATGCCACGGCAGACCAGCGATCTGCCCAGCACGGCTAACGAAGAAGAAATCCTGGACGAACTGGACGTCGTCGAATTGGAAATCGACCAACACGGTTCGTTCTTGGTATTGGCACCCGATTGGGAACGCGAGACCCCAGGAAAACAGAACCTGACCAATACACTGAAAGAGGCGATTGCGGGACGACGTGACGGAATGAAATTGAACATTCGGGTTCACGAAGAGGCGAAACTGCAGGCCTTGGTCGACGGGATGGATGCCGGGACGATCGCCGGATACACGGAAATCAAAGTCGCACAAGTCGACGGGTTTGATTAA
- a CDS encoding DUF1559 domain-containing protein: MPHSQSKRPPASPVNGFTLVELLVVIAIIGVLVGLLLPAVQAAREAARRMQCSNNLKQIGLACHNYQSAFKKFPPSAVLDMSVSQTGNNGSWGVHGRILPFLEQGSLYDNVDLSIGWDHQSVIHEVRVPVYACPSDPGTGQIRTFSDNRPSLYPTTYGFNFGRWYVYAPNERRVGDGMFFPDSFLRFRDCVDGTSSTLLASEVKAWTPYTRNGGPSDTDMPATIAEAEAVVASGDQFKNTGHTEWPDGRVHHTGFTVTLAPNSEVMYQNGGETLIEMDFNSWQEGKNGIAGNPTYAMITSRSFHAGQVQAVFVDGSVRSVTESIDLDVWHALGTRNGRETIDADDLP, encoded by the coding sequence ATGCCGCATTCGCAATCGAAACGCCCTCCCGCTTCACCGGTCAACGGATTCACCCTGGTGGAGTTGCTGGTCGTCATTGCCATCATCGGGGTGCTGGTAGGGCTGTTATTACCCGCGGTGCAAGCGGCCCGCGAAGCGGCCCGTCGGATGCAGTGTTCAAATAACCTGAAGCAAATCGGATTGGCCTGCCACAACTATCAGAGCGCGTTCAAGAAATTCCCGCCCTCGGCAGTACTGGACATGTCGGTTTCCCAGACCGGAAACAATGGATCCTGGGGAGTGCATGGGCGAATTTTGCCATTCTTGGAACAAGGCAGCCTTTATGACAACGTGGACTTGAGCATCGGCTGGGACCACCAATCGGTGATCCACGAAGTGCGGGTCCCCGTTTACGCTTGCCCCAGCGATCCAGGCACGGGACAGATCCGGACCTTCAGCGACAACCGCCCGTCGCTGTATCCGACCACCTACGGATTCAACTTCGGACGTTGGTACGTGTACGCACCGAACGAACGTCGCGTGGGCGACGGAATGTTCTTTCCCGATTCGTTTCTGCGCTTTCGCGACTGCGTTGATGGCACATCCAGCACCTTGTTGGCGTCGGAAGTCAAAGCATGGACGCCCTACACGCGAAACGGTGGCCCATCCGACACGGACATGCCCGCCACCATCGCGGAAGCCGAAGCGGTGGTCGCAAGCGGTGATCAATTCAAAAACACCGGTCACACCGAATGGCCCGACGGCCGAGTCCACCACACAGGCTTCACCGTCACCCTGGCACCTAATTCGGAAGTGATGTACCAGAACGGAGGCGAAACGCTGATTGAAATGGATTTCAATTCATGGCAAGAAGGCAAGAATGGCATCGCAGGCAATCCCACCTATGCCATGATCACATCGCGCAGTTTTCATGCGGGGCAAGTTCAAGCAGTCTTTGTCGACGGTTCGGTTCGAAGCGTGACGGAATCCATCGACCTGGATGTTTGGCACGCGCTGGGAACCCGCAATGGACGCGAAACAATTGATGCCGACGATCTGCCCTAA
- the pdxH gene encoding pyridoxamine 5'-phosphate oxidase — protein sequence MRKNYCLAGLDIGDVAPDPLVQFDRWFHEARQSDLPDWMEVNAMTLATASSDGTVTSRIVLLKGVEESKFVFYTNYGSVKGQHLQQNPRVSLCFFWPHLERQVLIDGVAAKVSRQRSEQYFHSRPRESQVGAWTSAQSSVVDGRDVLQQRYQELTNQFNGDVVPLPDQWGGYEVTADRIEFWQGRPSRLHDRIQYRRDQDQWEIQRLSP from the coding sequence ATGCGAAAAAATTACTGTCTGGCGGGGCTGGACATCGGCGACGTCGCCCCCGATCCATTGGTCCAGTTCGATCGTTGGTTTCATGAAGCCCGGCAATCGGATCTGCCGGATTGGATGGAGGTCAACGCCATGACACTGGCCACGGCATCAAGTGACGGGACGGTCACCAGCCGGATCGTTTTGTTGAAGGGCGTCGAAGAGAGCAAGTTCGTCTTTTACACCAACTATGGGTCGGTCAAAGGTCAACACTTGCAGCAGAATCCGCGTGTGTCCCTGTGTTTCTTTTGGCCACATTTGGAACGTCAAGTTTTGATCGACGGCGTCGCGGCAAAGGTCAGTCGCCAACGCAGTGAACAGTATTTCCATTCGCGTCCAAGGGAAAGCCAAGTCGGTGCGTGGACCAGCGCGCAGTCCAGCGTCGTTGATGGACGCGACGTGTTGCAGCAGCGGTATCAGGAGTTGACCAATCAGTTCAACGGCGACGTGGTTCCGTTGCCCGATCAGTGGGGCGGATATGAGGTCACCGCCGACCGCATTGAATTTTGGCAGGGGCGTCCAAGTCGTTTGCACGATCGGATCCAGTACCGACGTGATCAAGATCAATGGGAAATCCAGCGACTGTCGCCGTGA
- a CDS encoding carbohydrate kinase family protein, with amino-acid sequence MTDQSERNAEPVDMVGIGVSVWDQIFLVDRYPDEDSVVRSDHRLQTIGGGITVAMATAAKLGCNAVLLDRLGYDDASTQIIESLHRAGVNDGLLQRCQGATASVASIWSAEKGGTRTIVFSPGRDIDLRWEERYVETVAAAKLLHLSGRHLDASLQAIAIAKRSGTRVSYDGGAYRYRDSILPLVRQADILIVARQFAEAMLAASKDGNTDVDQSLSPESLATHLFDTTSAGIVGVTAGVDGSWFVSAGGPDCRGESWHQPAFSVDKVVDTTGCGDVFHGAFLAAIARGQDPKSASRCAAHVAAINATAVGGLAFETSQLDIRLMGWRSSGKRF; translated from the coding sequence GTGACGGATCAAAGCGAACGCAACGCCGAACCGGTCGATATGGTCGGTATCGGCGTATCGGTTTGGGACCAGATATTTTTGGTTGACCGATACCCGGACGAAGATTCTGTGGTTCGGTCGGATCACCGTTTGCAAACGATCGGCGGCGGAATCACCGTCGCGATGGCGACCGCGGCGAAACTCGGGTGCAACGCCGTGTTGCTGGATCGTTTGGGGTACGACGACGCCTCAACTCAGATCATTGAATCCCTGCATCGCGCGGGGGTGAACGACGGACTCTTGCAACGGTGCCAAGGGGCGACCGCTTCGGTGGCCAGTATTTGGAGTGCCGAAAAGGGTGGTACACGAACCATCGTGTTTTCACCGGGACGCGACATCGACCTGCGTTGGGAAGAACGCTATGTCGAAACCGTTGCTGCGGCCAAGTTGTTGCATCTAAGCGGCCGACACTTGGATGCCAGCCTGCAAGCGATCGCGATTGCCAAGCGATCCGGGACGCGGGTGTCCTATGATGGCGGGGCTTATCGGTACCGTGATTCGATTTTACCGCTGGTCCGGCAAGCCGACATCTTGATCGTGGCACGGCAATTTGCCGAAGCCATGTTGGCCGCATCCAAGGACGGCAACACGGATGTGGACCAATCGTTGTCGCCGGAATCGCTGGCAACGCATTTGTTCGATACCACTTCCGCAGGAATTGTTGGCGTTACCGCCGGTGTGGACGGCAGTTGGTTCGTTTCCGCCGGCGGCCCCGATTGCCGGGGGGAAAGTTGGCATCAACCGGCGTTTTCCGTCGACAAAGTCGTTGATACGACGGGATGCGGTGACGTTTTCCACGGAGCTTTTCTGGCAGCGATCGCGCGGGGGCAAGATCCGAAATCGGCTTCGCGGTGTGCGGCCCATGTCGCGGCGATCAACGCCACAGCGGTCGGCGGTTTGGCCTTCGAAACCAGCCAACTGGATATTCGGCTGATGGGATGGCGGTCGTCCGGCAAAAGATTTTGA
- a CDS encoding ExbD/TolR family protein produces MTQHLSEQDDSIHLPRHKRAEDEMDITPMIDITFLLLIFFVVASKMDPTQTGTIPSADNGLAVSADDSAVLFLEPGPEDKAIVTRLDGTPFSMDEEVQAAEIVEYVDTELNRTVGRQKTHVMLMGDADLSVMHVTRVQRIIGDAFEDLDVTYIAVKEQ; encoded by the coding sequence ATGACACAGCACCTTTCCGAACAAGACGATTCGATTCATCTGCCTCGACACAAACGTGCCGAGGACGAGATGGATATCACGCCGATGATCGACATCACGTTCTTGTTGCTGATCTTTTTTGTCGTTGCGTCCAAAATGGATCCGACACAGACCGGTACCATCCCCAGTGCAGACAACGGGCTGGCCGTGTCGGCAGATGATTCGGCGGTTTTGTTCTTGGAGCCTGGACCGGAAGACAAGGCGATCGTGACGCGTTTGGACGGCACCCCGTTCAGCATGGACGAAGAAGTTCAGGCGGCCGAAATTGTTGAATATGTCGACACCGAATTGAATCGGACCGTCGGACGCCAAAAGACACACGTGATGTTGATGGGGGATGCCGACCTGAGTGTGATGCATGTCACACGTGTTCAACGAATCATCGGCGACGCGTTTGAGGATCTGGACGTCACCTACATCGCGGTGAAGGAGCAGTGA
- a CDS encoding cold-shock protein yields the protein MPRPTDPDPDRPRPFPIQRKRLGVIRFIRPDGEFGFIEAEDFRDDVFFHHTVWQSDKGQVPQEKMAVEFEIDDDHMRETDKLRAKIVRPTTRPLGKKLSGRDAPHLIIKHHPNARRKRPNWRK from the coding sequence ATGCCGCGCCCCACCGATCCCGATCCGGATCGTCCTCGCCCGTTTCCGATTCAACGAAAGCGTCTGGGGGTGATCCGATTCATCCGCCCCGACGGTGAATTTGGATTCATCGAAGCCGAAGATTTTCGCGACGATGTCTTCTTTCACCACACCGTATGGCAGAGCGATAAGGGGCAAGTTCCGCAAGAGAAAATGGCCGTCGAATTTGAGATCGACGATGACCACATGCGGGAAACGGACAAACTGCGGGCCAAGATCGTGCGGCCAACGACACGTCCGCTGGGCAAGAAACTTTCCGGACGAGATGCACCTCACCTGATCATCAAACATCACCCCAATGCCAGGCGAAAACGCCCAAACTGGCGTAAATAG
- a CDS encoding outer membrane protein assembly factor BamB family protein, whose translation MLAKELIDRLERLALLDQEIIEALREQLQQSGSRVTPEAVAKLLVDNGQLTRFQATKLIGELRSGEYQDELEDAPESEGQVDELTFADSEESVEAEEEEPIAEAVPVALAASADDDVPMAQPVDADGEDAGGDLSSIAGGTSVRPVRRTKTPDKSIWDSFKVYGYAGIIVMLVLIFSALYFVLGRDSAEDFIKQADKLYNQQSFQPAQEQYTKFLDNYGNDNQYSSLARTRVALSELYRAKAVPNPVRGLEVAKNVLPAVAEEQALNDDRDDLAALLTDIAENIAQAADESESTGEKQQLLSDLDEHIDFMDNPLYVSSQMRVTLAGRLNSVKETRARVQREINRNLQLDQAVASMKASLEAKETKEAYDTRFALLRDFPELRDNDRLEELIQKASEIQQTLVGPSSRLPETDQAADESDSMRSIALTTLVGDSIVSLQDEIVYVGAAASVLAFSAEDGRLLWRKYVGSTNTHPPLRIGAGQSVLLTNGVRNDLSRCDGQTGDVQWRSSLGEPFSQPVMTRGATFVSGESGVVYSLDLETGDAMWSTQIPQPLETSPGVDDRADMAYLPGNHSNLYLLNTRDGKCVESYYIGHREGTIQVPPVPLLGHLFVFENYATDATKVHVLRLDDEGKNLTPVQVFQLNGNVIVPPIVQKRRLIVLTDLGEVNVYDVEPTADRDKVSSIAKCSPSYKQPTLTRMAANRSQMWITGTRIARFQLQINTGTVVRDWVKHDGDAFVGQPIALDDALIHARVLRGTSGIRVTAASPETGDMVWQTDVGVPIAMLQRVPGKAAFHAITSQGALFELDRAALAEGSTKAPLENPGGEGVAMRFVDPILAASAGQETPNRILVNSQEPSEILVYDPSRQRDMLRKVTIRLPGRAKTAGQPIVAGGGLLIPLDTGRAVLMRWQTGATLGSPFQPSVDPTGVVSWSDPVPLADDPDQVVLSDSLGRLYRLRVGQQMRELSQTQIDKPLLGPATRVGTTMVATTAGPAADFLVGYDMTGLELQFESLLDGRVVWGPTAAPQDDSVALLRTDDGQLRVFDEAGKQKFAVDLPAGRLVGPPTAVSDDQWLFTGRDGWMVTVDRNTGKRIAEKDLGQPISAQPVTVGDNRFLVPGEEGVVYITEF comes from the coding sequence ATGCTTGCCAAAGAACTGATCGATCGATTGGAGCGACTCGCGTTGCTCGATCAAGAGATCATCGAAGCCCTCCGCGAACAGCTTCAGCAAAGTGGCAGTCGCGTCACACCCGAAGCGGTTGCCAAGTTGCTGGTCGACAACGGACAGTTGACACGGTTTCAAGCCACCAAGCTGATTGGCGAACTCCGAAGCGGCGAGTACCAGGATGAACTAGAAGATGCACCGGAGTCGGAGGGGCAAGTCGACGAACTGACGTTTGCCGATTCCGAGGAATCCGTCGAAGCCGAGGAAGAAGAACCGATTGCCGAAGCGGTGCCGGTCGCCCTGGCCGCATCGGCTGACGATGACGTCCCGATGGCCCAACCGGTGGATGCCGACGGTGAAGATGCCGGCGGCGATTTGTCGTCGATTGCCGGCGGCACATCGGTTCGGCCAGTGCGTCGAACGAAGACACCGGATAAGTCGATTTGGGACTCGTTCAAGGTGTACGGCTATGCCGGCATCATCGTGATGTTGGTGCTGATCTTTTCGGCGCTGTATTTCGTCCTGGGACGCGACAGTGCCGAGGACTTTATCAAGCAAGCCGACAAACTTTACAACCAACAAAGCTTTCAGCCGGCGCAAGAGCAGTACACCAAGTTCTTGGACAATTATGGCAATGACAATCAATATTCATCGCTGGCCCGGACACGCGTCGCCCTGAGCGAACTTTACCGTGCCAAAGCCGTTCCCAATCCGGTGCGTGGCCTGGAAGTCGCCAAGAATGTGTTGCCGGCAGTCGCCGAGGAACAGGCGCTGAATGATGACCGCGATGATCTGGCGGCATTGCTGACGGATATCGCAGAAAATATCGCCCAGGCCGCCGACGAATCTGAATCGACCGGCGAAAAACAGCAGTTGTTATCCGATTTGGATGAACACATCGATTTCATGGACAACCCGCTGTATGTGTCATCGCAAATGCGAGTGACTTTGGCCGGTCGTCTGAATTCGGTCAAAGAGACCCGGGCGCGGGTTCAGCGTGAAATCAACCGAAACCTGCAACTGGATCAGGCCGTTGCCAGCATGAAGGCATCGCTGGAGGCGAAAGAGACCAAGGAGGCCTATGACACTCGTTTCGCATTGTTGCGAGATTTTCCCGAACTGCGTGACAACGATCGTCTGGAAGAATTGATTCAAAAGGCAAGTGAGATCCAGCAGACGTTGGTCGGCCCTTCCAGCCGGTTGCCCGAGACGGATCAAGCCGCCGATGAATCGGATTCGATGCGGTCGATCGCTTTGACCACCCTGGTCGGCGACTCCATCGTGTCATTGCAGGATGAAATCGTTTACGTCGGTGCCGCGGCGTCGGTGTTGGCGTTTTCGGCCGAGGACGGACGGTTGTTGTGGCGCAAATACGTCGGCAGCACCAATACCCATCCACCGCTGCGGATCGGGGCCGGGCAAAGTGTGTTGTTGACCAACGGTGTGCGGAATGATTTGTCGCGATGTGACGGCCAAACCGGCGATGTTCAATGGCGCAGCAGCTTGGGGGAACCGTTTAGCCAGCCCGTGATGACACGCGGCGCGACGTTCGTTTCCGGAGAATCCGGCGTGGTGTATTCGCTGGACTTGGAAACCGGTGATGCCATGTGGTCGACGCAAATCCCACAACCCCTGGAAACTAGCCCGGGGGTCGATGATCGTGCCGACATGGCATACTTGCCTGGCAACCACAGCAATCTTTACTTGCTAAACACGCGCGACGGAAAATGCGTCGAAAGTTACTACATCGGCCATCGCGAGGGCACCATCCAGGTTCCGCCGGTTCCGTTGCTGGGGCACCTGTTCGTTTTCGAAAACTATGCCACTGACGCGACGAAAGTGCATGTCCTGCGGCTGGACGACGAAGGCAAGAATCTGACGCCCGTTCAGGTGTTTCAGTTGAATGGCAATGTCATCGTCCCGCCGATCGTCCAGAAACGCCGCTTGATCGTTTTGACGGATCTGGGGGAAGTCAACGTGTACGACGTGGAACCGACAGCCGATCGTGACAAGGTTTCGTCGATTGCCAAGTGTTCGCCGTCGTACAAACAGCCCACGCTGACCCGCATGGCCGCCAATCGCAGCCAGATGTGGATCACCGGAACCCGCATCGCTCGTTTCCAGCTGCAGATCAATACCGGCACGGTGGTTCGTGATTGGGTCAAACACGACGGCGATGCCTTTGTCGGTCAGCCGATTGCGTTGGATGACGCTTTGATTCATGCCCGTGTGTTGCGGGGGACATCGGGCATTCGTGTTACCGCGGCGTCACCAGAAACGGGCGACATGGTGTGGCAAACCGATGTCGGTGTGCCGATCGCAATGCTGCAGCGGGTGCCCGGCAAGGCGGCATTTCATGCCATCACCAGCCAGGGTGCGCTGTTTGAATTGGACCGCGCCGCGTTGGCAGAAGGCAGTACCAAAGCACCGCTGGAAAACCCAGGGGGCGAAGGCGTGGCGATGCGGTTTGTCGACCCGATCCTGGCCGCTTCGGCCGGCCAGGAAACGCCCAATCGGATTTTGGTCAACAGCCAAGAACCCAGCGAAATCTTGGTTTACGATCCGTCACGTCAACGCGACATGTTGCGGAAAGTGACGATTCGTTTGCCGGGGCGCGCGAAAACCGCCGGCCAACCGATCGTCGCCGGTGGTGGTTTGCTGATTCCGCTGGATACCGGTCGCGCAGTTTTGATGCGTTGGCAAACCGGGGCCACCTTGGGCAGCCCGTTCCAGCCCTCGGTCGATCCGACCGGTGTGGTTTCTTGGTCCGATCCGGTGCCGTTGGCGGATGATCCCGATCAAGTCGTCTTGTCCGACAGTCTGGGCCGACTGTACCGGCTGCGTGTCGGACAACAGATGCGTGAGCTGTCACAAACCCAGATTGACAAACCTTTGTTGGGGCCAGCGACCCGTGTTGGTACCACTATGGTCGCGACGACGGCCGGGCCGGCCGCTGATTTTCTGGTCGGCTACGACATGACCGGTTTGGAATTGCAATTCGAATCACTTTTGGATGGTCGCGTGGTTTGGGGGCCAACGGCGGCGCCCCAAGACGACTCGGTCGCGCTGTTGCGGACCGATGATGGACAGCTTCGGGTCTTCGACGAAGCGGGCAAGCAAAAATTTGCCGTTGATTTGCCTGCGGGGCGGTTGGTCGGACCGCCGACCGCCGTCAGTGACGACCAATGGTTGTTCACCGGACGCGACGGATGGATGGTGACCGTCGATCGCAACACGGGCAAACGAATCGCGGAAAAAGATCTCGGACAACCAATTTCGGCACAGCCGGTGACCGTTGGCGATAATCGCTTTCTGGTGCCCGGTGAAGAAGGGGTGGTTTACATCACGGAGTTTTAG
- a CDS encoding ABC transporter substrate-binding protein, with protein MADRHAGRIFRRSIALSAVGLRCILVCCLFAVTVSTSVARAAELLNYAQSGSPPDPGLQLLQEEPHDLIFFSKDAGGGWVKARLLDLPNRTSINGQTGTLRVEVLGIDDRVFGAKWSDVDRIDFWEQRLKRETSERIARRDFKGAYPFLSVLIRDFPNLPELTQIRSDFLWQDAIDRASRSEFVQSLAMLKELRRYNPDYKVDRLLGAIDGLNDRLMGKLVEDGKLDDAQKMLSQLEDEYRGQNLKSVAKWNQAFVRMATQRMDQAIAAKDREDYRDAHRLARDAVHLRPSLAGAKELVRELNRIYPMVNVGVLQAARDLDPTNMSNWASRRSGRLLYRTLFEMRGAGPEGGEYEFLFGQTEQSADRLEFDLYFEPESLPPPLNQVNGFDVFDRIADRARPESETYFTAFAAALKTMGMNGPKEIRCILRRPHVLPASLLQLPVDGSWFGQEIGAPTGDYERVGVDEVESRYRLINQPRIESQPREIIETKMSSAAEGVAQLLQGEIDVLDQLFPSDAARLKSSRDIRVSEYPLPTVHMLIPCSDHPFVAERTFRRALLYGINREDILKGELLEGFQTPGCQVISGPFPAGKERDDPMGYAYDRTIQPRRYEPSVAKLLVALNQNEMKSAAQRAEKEMPEMTPLRLAYPSDNLSRTACEAIKSQWQLLDLDVELVELPTGASYPEEDTADLVYTSLAIWEPIIDARRLLGPNGLAQSGNQYIGLGLRQLEESRNWREARDRLLLLHFYVSQELPILPLWQLIDSYAYRRQVRGIGTDIVSLYENADQWQLQ; from the coding sequence ATGGCAGACCGTCACGCGGGACGCATTTTCCGGCGATCGATCGCGTTATCGGCGGTGGGGCTCCGGTGCATCCTGGTGTGTTGTCTTTTTGCGGTAACGGTTTCCACCAGCGTTGCCCGCGCGGCTGAGTTGCTGAACTACGCCCAGTCAGGATCGCCACCCGACCCGGGACTGCAGTTGTTGCAGGAAGAACCCCATGACCTGATCTTTTTCAGCAAAGATGCCGGTGGCGGTTGGGTGAAAGCTCGTTTGTTGGATTTGCCCAACCGAACATCCATCAACGGCCAAACGGGAACGCTGCGGGTGGAAGTGTTGGGAATCGACGACCGTGTTTTCGGGGCCAAGTGGTCGGACGTCGATCGGATTGATTTCTGGGAACAGCGTCTGAAACGCGAAACGTCCGAGCGGATTGCCCGCCGCGATTTCAAAGGCGCTTATCCGTTTCTTTCCGTGCTGATTCGTGATTTCCCAAATCTGCCCGAATTGACTCAGATTCGCAGCGATTTTCTCTGGCAAGACGCAATCGATCGTGCGTCCCGCAGCGAATTTGTGCAATCGTTGGCGATGCTGAAAGAACTGCGACGTTACAACCCGGATTACAAAGTCGATCGATTGTTGGGGGCGATCGACGGGCTGAACGATCGACTGATGGGTAAGTTGGTCGAAGACGGCAAGTTGGACGACGCCCAGAAAATGTTGTCGCAACTGGAAGACGAGTACCGGGGCCAGAACCTAAAAAGCGTCGCCAAATGGAACCAAGCCTTCGTGCGGATGGCCACGCAGCGAATGGATCAAGCGATTGCCGCCAAGGACCGTGAAGACTATCGCGACGCGCATCGCTTGGCCCGAGACGCCGTTCATCTGCGGCCATCCCTGGCGGGCGCAAAAGAACTGGTTCGTGAACTGAATCGCATCTATCCAATGGTCAATGTCGGCGTGTTGCAAGCCGCACGTGACTTGGACCCGACCAACATGTCCAACTGGGCGTCGCGTCGATCGGGGCGATTGTTGTACCGAACATTATTTGAAATGCGTGGCGCCGGGCCTGAGGGTGGTGAGTACGAGTTTCTGTTTGGGCAAACCGAACAGAGTGCCGACCGGTTGGAGTTTGATCTTTACTTCGAACCCGAAAGTTTGCCTCCGCCATTGAACCAGGTGAATGGTTTTGATGTGTTTGATCGCATTGCCGATCGGGCACGTCCAGAAAGTGAAACCTATTTCACGGCTTTCGCCGCGGCGCTGAAAACGATGGGCATGAACGGCCCCAAGGAAATCCGCTGTATCCTGCGGCGTCCTCACGTGTTGCCAGCCAGTCTGTTGCAATTGCCGGTGGACGGATCGTGGTTCGGTCAGGAGATCGGGGCGCCGACGGGGGACTATGAACGAGTCGGTGTCGATGAAGTGGAATCGCGTTACCGTTTGATCAACCAGCCGCGGATTGAATCGCAGCCCCGGGAGATCATTGAAACGAAAATGTCATCGGCCGCCGAAGGCGTCGCGCAGTTGTTGCAGGGCGAAATCGATGTATTGGATCAACTGTTCCCTTCGGATGCCGCTCGCTTGAAAAGCAGTCGTGACATTCGTGTGTCGGAATATCCATTGCCGACGGTGCACATGCTGATTCCCTGCAGCGATCATCCCTTTGTCGCTGAACGTACATTCCGGCGTGCTTTGTTGTACGGGATCAATCGCGAAGACATTTTAAAAGGCGAACTCCTGGAAGGCTTCCAAACGCCAGGATGTCAGGTCATTTCCGGCCCGTTCCCGGCCGGCAAGGAGCGGGATGATCCGATGGGCTATGCCTATGATCGGACGATCCAGCCGCGGCGGTATGAGCCCTCGGTTGCCAAGTTGTTGGTCGCACTGAACCAGAATGAAATGAAATCGGCCGCGCAGCGTGCGGAAAAAGAGATGCCGGAGATGACGCCGCTGCGTTTGGCGTATCCGTCGGACAACCTGTCGCGAACCGCTTGCGAAGCGATCAAGTCGCAGTGGCAACTGTTGGATTTGGATGTCGAACTGGTCGAACTGCCCACCGGTGCGAGTTATCCCGAGGAAGACACCGCCGACTTGGTCTACACGTCACTGGCAATTTGGGAACCCATCATCGATGCGCGACGACTGTTGGGGCCCAACGGTTTGGCCCAAAGCGGCAATCAGTACATCGGTCTCGGTCTGCGGCAATTGGAAGAATCGCGAAACTGGCGTGAGGCTCGCGATCGCTTGCTACTGCTGCACTTCTACGTCAGCCAGGAATTGCCGATCTTGCCGTTGTGGCAATTGATCGATTCCTATGCGTATCGCCGTCAGGTCCGTGGGATCGGGACGGACATTGTTTCACTTTACGAAAACGCCGACCAATGGCAGCTGCAATGA
- a CDS encoding YqgE/AlgH family protein — translation MKDPSAGNLLVASTLIDTPTVARSVCLLVHRQDDAVIGVMLNRPMQTPPGLLDGLFDSDEKSSQARFRLPDSDTELPADSEECNDQSLIVPSASALPSTENAPPIHFGGPLSGPLVAIHAEADHAETETGRGIFVTAQKDNLQQLIRDADRPYRLMIGHLGWHPDQLQREIDEGWWHVLPASADSVFSDNAEMWPRLVRRATAGSMAKWMQIPDDERAHELN, via the coding sequence ATGAAGGACCCTTCGGCGGGCAACCTGCTGGTTGCGTCCACTTTGATTGATACCCCGACGGTCGCGCGATCGGTCTGTCTGCTGGTGCATCGACAAGACGATGCCGTGATTGGCGTGATGTTGAATCGTCCCATGCAGACGCCTCCCGGGCTGCTGGACGGACTGTTCGATTCGGACGAAAAATCGTCGCAGGCACGTTTTCGGCTGCCCGATTCCGACACAGAATTGCCGGCTGATTCCGAGGAATGCAATGACCAGAGCCTGATCGTGCCTTCGGCGTCCGCATTGCCATCCACTGAAAACGCACCGCCGATCCATTTTGGTGGCCCCCTGTCCGGCCCGTTGGTGGCGATTCACGCGGAAGCTGATCACGCGGAAACCGAGACCGGCAGGGGAATTTTCGTCACCGCCCAAAAGGACAACCTGCAACAACTGATCCGAGACGCGGATCGGCCGTATCGTTTGATGATCGGCCATTTGGGCTGGCATCCAGACCAGTTGCAACGCGAGATTGACGAAGGCTGGTGGCACGTCTTACCGGCATCCGCGGACAGCGTTTTTTCGGACAATGCCGAAATGTGGCCCCGGTTGGTCCGCCGTGCCACCGCGGGTTCGATGGCCAAGTGGATGCAGATCCCTGACGACGAACGGGCCCACGAGCTAAATTGA